In Helicoverpa zea isolate HzStark_Cry1AcR chromosome 3, ilHelZeax1.1, whole genome shotgun sequence, the following proteins share a genomic window:
- the LOC124646141 gene encoding conserved oligomeric Golgi complex subunit 6, which translates to MDSAYNNPLRQRINKIFDSHVLSDNTDALHSVSGFCSTNSAYTRRVIVNEIEKKDMLVNKAVLVEYNKVKDKLQVLLDSLLSLDVAVKDMSSRLSDSKNKTHHLITQTTKLKDERKKTEKKQAWVTAFVQGFQLSPEQNEYLYNVSVKTPVTHEFFGTLSQIEKLYGNCKTLIKCWHQTCAFDIMETVGLQQEVAIEKLYHWTIGACLSTDSPNNALVPTALAKFQNRQVLFSNIIDEYSSARKATIVQLFIDALTKGTDGSKPIEFYANDAKRYIGDILTWVYQVIPVEKENLATLFKFCNMPDKKQLIIDALTNIMEAICPLLKVRAELILKPDKDPLVLWSITNLIIYYKDVIQAVISNGHLINTFEELLKKSEEVFLITLDSKIQKELSHGVKAPPIDLNPSIVVTDLVSFLRDLLAIMNVSHNINTADRKMIITHILDPLLHAINETACHLSSTDMSVYMLNCIYHIQCTLSLYTVMDEYNERLQAQSEAQTDTLTSEQASYLVANLNLGPIYTILQEKTSGPLSAIPGMDTSTLKTFLNKFDMFLVTPDAYMLPQLNLLLSHTHKSLVKKRAFEVIFAIYAQLYQAVHDPSNGYSDPQTIVRRKPEEVNKLLV; encoded by the coding sequence ATGGATTCTGCTTACAATAATCCATTAagacaaagaataaataagatCTTCGACAGTCATGTACTTTCAGACAACACAGATGCATTACATTCTGTATCTGGATTTTGTTCCACTAATTCTGCGTATACACGGCGAGTAATTGTTAATGAAATCGAAAAAAAAGATATGCTAGTAAATAAGGCGGTTTTAGTTGAATATAACAAGGTTAAAGATAAACTCCAAGTGCTATTAGATTCCTTACTATCACTAGATGTTGCAGTCAAAGACATGTCAAGCAGACTATCAGACTCGAAAAATAAAACTCACCATCTAATAACTCAAACTACCAAGCTAAAggatgaaagaaagaaaacagaAAAGAAGCAAGCTTGGGTAACTGCATTTGTACAGGGCTTTCAATTATCTCCAGAGCAGAATGAGTACCTGTACAATGTTTCAGTCAAAACACCAGTCACACATGAGTTTTTTGGGACATTATCCCAGATTGAGAAGTTGTATGGCAACTGTAAAACTCTTATCAAGTGTTGGCATCAGACTTGTGCATTTGATATCATGGAGACGGTAGGACTCCAACAAGAAGTGGCTATTGAGAAATTGTATCATTGGACTATTGGGGCCTGCCTGAGTACTGATTCACCAAATAATGCGCTGGTACCTACTGCTTTAGCTAAATTTCAAAATAGGCAAGTACTATTTTCTAATATAATTGATGAGTACAGTTCAGCACGCAAAGCAACTATTGTGCAGCTGTTCATTGATGCATTAACAAAAGGTACAGATGGCTCTAAACCTATTGAATTTTATGCTAATGATGCTAAAAGATATATTGGAGATATACTAACTTGGGTCTACCAAGTGATACCTGTGGAGAAAGAAAATCTTgcaactttatttaaattttgcaaTATGCCTGATAAAAAGCAACTTATTATTGATGCTTTGACAAACATTATGGAAGCTATCTGTCCTCTACTAAAAGTGAGAGCTGAACTCATACTGAAACCTGATAAGGATCCCCTGGTGCTATGGTCCATAACTAATCTGATAATATACTACAAAGATGTCATACAAGCTGTGATATCAAATGGTCAtctaataaatacatttgaggAGTTGTTGAAAAAAAGTGAAGAAGTTTTCTTAATAACTCTGGATAGTAAAATACAGAAGGAACTAAGTCATGGAGTTAAAGCACCACCTATAGATTTAAATCCTTCCATTGTTGTAACAGACTTAGTCAGTTTCCTTCGTGATTTGTTGGCTATAATGAATGTGTCACACAATATAAATACAGCTGATAGAAAAATGATAATAACACATATATTAGATCCACTATTACATGCTATAAATGAAACTGCATGCCACTTGAGTTCAACAGACATGTCAGTATATATGCTGAATTGTATTTATCATATACAGTGTACCTTATCTCTGTACACAGTGATGGATGAATATAATGAAAGGCTACAAGCTCAATCTGAAGCCCAAACTGACACTTTAACTTCTGAACAAGCTAGCTACCTGGTAGCAAATCTTAACTTGGGACCTATTTACACCATTCTTCAAGAAAAAACAAGTGGGCCTTTGTCAGCTATACCTGGTATGGACACGTCAACACTGAAGACATTCCTAAACAAGTTTGATATGTTTTTGGTGACCCCAGATGCCTATATGTTGCCTCAACTCAATTTGTTGCTGAGTCATACTCACAAATCCTTAGTGAAAAAAAGAGCATTTGAAGTTATATTTGCTATTTATGCACAACTTTACCAAGCTGTCCATGATCCATCAAATGGGTACTCTGATCCACAAACTATAGTTCGTAGAAAACCAGAGGAAGTAAATAAACTACTTGtataa
- the LOC124646275 gene encoding 39S ribosomal protein L15, mitochondrial, giving the protein MGSRQITEKSLSMLRSLPRISLANIRDNPNSKKNPKRGRGQHGGDKHGCGNKGSGQRQNFMRLGYETGNNPFYLRVPQEHYYRGHHLRREYPPMTLQELQMIIDKDCVDITKPIDIASIIRSGKYNFFPDLKQFGINLTDEGADIFAAKINIEVQWASEQVIAAIERNGGVITTAYYDPHSLMLLKNPKKFFESGQAIPRRMIPPPDAIEYYTSAQTRGYLADPEEISKERLKLAQKYGYSLPNIENEPNYQMLNERKDPRQIFYGLEPGWVVNLKDKCILKPKDKQLLEFYST; this is encoded by the exons ATGGGATCCCGACAAATTACTGAGAAGTCGCTGTCTATGTTGAGATCTTTGCCAAGGATATCACTTGCTAATATTCGTGATAATCccaattcaaaaaaaaat CCAAAAAGAGGCCGAGGTCAACACGGAGGCGACAAGCATGGCTGTGGTAATAAAGGTTCAGGTCAAAGGCAAAATTTTATGAGACTAGGTTATGAAACTGGAAATAACCCCTTTTATTTGCGAGTTCCCCAAGAACATTATTACAGAGGCCACCA cttGAGACGAGAATACCCACCAATGACATTACAAGAACTTCAGATGATCATTGATAAAGATTGTGTGGATATTACCAAGCCTATAGACATAGCAAGTATTATTAGGTCaggtaaatacaattttttccCTGACCTAAAACAGTTTGGCATTAATCTCACAGATGAAGGAGCTGATATCTTTGcagctaaaataaatattgaagtacAGTGGGCAAGTGAACAAGTAATTGCTGCTATTGAGAGAAATGGTGGAGTGATAACAACTGCTTACTACGATCCGCATAGTTTGATGTTACTGAAGAATCCTAAAAAGTTTTTTGAGTCTGGTCAAGCCATTCCAAGGAGAATGATTCCGCCACCAGATGCTATTGAATACTATACCAGTGCTCAGACACGAGGGTATTTAGCTGATCCAGAAGAAATTTCTAAGGAAAGACTCAAATTGGCTCAGAAATATGGCTATAGTCTCCCTAACATAGAAAATGAACCGAACTACCAAATGTTGAATGAAAGGAAAGATCCTagacaaatattttatggacTGGAACCGGGATGGGTGGTAAATTTGAAAGATAAATGTATTCTTAAACCGAAAGATAAACAACTGTTAGAATTTTAcagtacataa
- the LOC124645987 gene encoding adenosylhomocysteinase yields MKPPYKIADEKLAELGRKEIMLAEKEMPGLMACRRKYAPGKILKGARIAGSLHMTVQTAVLIETLIELGAEVQWSSSNIYSTQDEAAAALVAVGIPIYAWKGETEEEYMWCIEQTLIFQDGKPLNMILDDGGDLTNLVHKKFPQLLDNIKGISEETTTGVHNLYKMFREGLLKVPAINVNDSVTKSKFDNLYGCRESLLDGIKRATDIMVAGKVCVVAGYGDVGKGCAQAFKGFGGRVIVTEIDPINALQAAMEGFQVTTMEEASEVGQIFVTTTGNLDIITKEHFLRMKDDAIVCNIGHFDCEVDVAWLENNAKKVNIKAQVDRYELDNGNHIIVLAAGRLVNLGCATGHSSFVMSNSFTNQVLAQIELWTRHNVYPVGVHTLPKKLDEEVAALHLDHLGVKLTKLTPKQAKYIGVPVEGPYKPDHYRY; encoded by the exons ATGAAGCCGCCGTACAAAATTG CCGATGAGAAGTTGGCAGAGCTCGGTCGCAAGGAGATCATGCTGGCAGAGAAGGAGATGCCCGGACTGATGGCATGCCGCCGCAAGTACGCCCCAGGCAAAATCCTTAAAGGAGCAAGAATTGCGGGCAGTCTTCACATGACCGTGCAGACGGCAGTGCTTATTGAGACCCTCATAGAGCTGGGAGCTGAA GTCCAATGGTCGAGCAGTAACATTTACAGTACTCAAGATGAGGCCGCTGCGGCTCTGGTTGCTGTTGGAATACCCATCTACGCATGGAAAGGTGAAACCGAAGAGGAATATATGTGGTGCATTGAGCAGACATTAATTTTCCAAGACGGAAAG CCCCTGAACATGATTTTGGATGATGGCGGTGATTTAACAAACTTGGTTCATAAGAAGTTCCCGCAATTGTTAGACAATATTAAAGGTATCTCTGAAGAAACAACAACTGGCGTTCACAATTTGTATAAGATGTTCCGTGAAGGTCTTCTGAAGGTTCCAGCTATCAACGTAAATGATTCAGTGACTAAAAGCAAATTCGATAATTTGTATGGATGCAGAGAATCCTTACTCGATGGAATAAAAAGGGCTACGGATATCATGGTCGCTGGAAAGGTCTGTGTGGTCGCCGGCTACGGAGATGTAGGCAAAGGCTGCGCTCAAGCTTTTAAGGGATTCGGTGGTAGAGTCATTGTCACAGAAATCGATCCCATCAATGCTTTACAGGCAGCTATGGAGGGATTCCAAGTAACAACTATGGAGGAAGCTTCTGAAGTCGGGCAGATATTTGTAACCACCACTGGAAACCTTGACATCATTACCAAAGAGCACTTCCTGAGAATGAAAGATGATGCTATTGTTTGTAACATTGGTCACTTCGATTGCGAAGTAGATGTTGCCTGGTTGGAAAACAATGCTAAGAAAGTAAACATTAAAGCGCAAGTTGACCGCTACGAACTTGACAACGGAAATCACATCATTGTTTTGGCAGCCGGACGTCTTGTTAACCTGGGATGTGCCACAGGTCATTCATCGTTCGTGATGTCGAATTCTTTCACAAACCAGGTCTTGGCTCAAATAGAACTTTGGACAAGACATAATGTATACCCTGTCGGAGTTCACACATTACCCAAGAAGTTAGATGAAGAAGTAGCTGCTTTACATTTGGACCACCTTGGTGTTAAACTTACAAAGTTGACACCGAAACAAGCAAAGTATATTGGTGTCCCAGTTGAAGGACCATACAAGCCAGACCATTACAGATATTAA